Proteins from one Ranitomeya variabilis isolate aRanVar5 chromosome 1, aRanVar5.hap1, whole genome shotgun sequence genomic window:
- the LOC143766827 gene encoding protein S100-A4-like, with translation MTLQDQMIGIILTFNDYAKGDGDCSSLSQAELFELAKKEFPALSQNQSKDELLKGIFGKLDMDGDKKVDFKEFMLFISCLAMAIKESICQ, from the exons ATGACTCTTCAGGACCAGATGATAGGCATCATCCTCACCTTTAATGATTATGCCAAAGGCGATGGAGATTGCAGCTCGCTGAGCCAGGCAGAGCTCTTCGAATTGGCAAAGAAAGAGTTTCCCGCACTAAGT CAAAACCAGAGCAAGGATGAGCTACTGAAGGGAATCTTTGGGAAGCTCGACATGGACGGAGATAAGAAGGTCGACTTTAaggagttcatgcttttcatcagCTGCCTGGCCATGGCCATAAAGGAGAGCATCTGTCAGTGA